The following nucleotide sequence is from Aspergillus nidulans FGSC A4 chromosome I.
ATTTTCTCGCAAACGCTTTCTTCCAAGTCTAACTGCTTGGCGCATTGGTCAAGGGTAGCTAGCACTTCTGACTTGCGATCTTGAAGGGTATCGAAAGCCTTCGCAAAAGAATCATGTCCTGCTAGTTCCTGACACCAACGTTGGAATTCTTCGTCGACCATCACTTCCTGATCCATTCCACCTTTCAAAATGTTCAAACTACCGGGAAGCTTGAAATAGTCTAAGCTTGCTGCCATCTCGCCATCGGCGGTTTCAACCTTCTCTGTCTCTGCCCGGATCAGTTTCGCCTTTTCCTCATCATAAAGACTTGCTGTCTCCGTAACCGACATGGGAACGAGTTTCTGGAAGATATCTGGACCGATAATCCGTTGAATATCTTGGCCCTGATACAACTCGCTAACTGGAATTGCCTTGGCTGCAGGGAGCTTAGATACCGCAGACAGTCCTGCCTCGCTCGGAACAGGCTGATGATAAATAAAATCGTTATCCTTGACGAAGGTAGCAAGCTGTGACTGCACGTTTGCGAGATGGAACTTCACGATATCTACTAGACTGGGCCCAGCCTCCGATGTAAGGTTTGTGTTCGGTGATATTGACGAAGGGAGCGACTTAGCCCAACTCAACGCACTCGTTGAATGCTTCTCTGCTAGCTGGAGCCTAGCAACAGCTACTCCGTGCGAACCTGATTCGCCGTCGGCTAGAGCCTGATAATACGAGGCCACGGAGCCCATATGCGCCGACTTCACTTGCAGAAGCGTAACCCATGATTTGTCGAATATGCCTTTAGCATGTTCCTGTGTCCCTTCAATGGCCTGTGCGTATAGATATGAAGCCTGGCTGGCGAGTTTCGCCAGGAACCCGGCCTTTTTGTGGTCCATGATCTGCTTCTCGAGGAAAACTTCCTGACCTTGAGCAAGCGTGATGTTGATGAGAGTCTTTACAGTTTCGCGGTTGAGATCAGTCGAGGGGGCGTGGAGGAAGTTTTCGTTGATGTAGGTGAACATGCCGGCGGATGCCTGGAAGTTGTGGTAGGCAGTCTTCAAGCCAATATCATCTGCGCGGTTCTGGTTCGCTGCATGACAAGAAAGGACCGCAGATATATTGAAGATAATCGAGGCCTTTTCGAACGCGAGAGAATACTGCGAGGTCGGCTTGTGGGTGAATGCATCATACCTATAGGCAGCATTACATGGTTAGCGGAGGTGAGGTAATGATAATTCGTAGGTCCATTACCAGGTAAATGATATTTTTATATGATTCTCATCCACAGGGAACCTGAGATCCAGAAGCTCTAGTTGCCCATAGTAGCGGTAGAGTAGGTCTCGTCCTGTCGCGCTGTCCTTGCCGGCACCCCTCATATCCTGACGCAACCGGTTGAGTGTAGCACACTCCTGACTGTAGCGCTCAGGGTCTTCGCCATAACTTTGCCGAATATAATCCTTGAGAGGTTGGATCCAGTCGATTTCGTTGGTCTGTTTGAGGGGACATGATATCATAGGCGACTGAACCATCTTGCCGTCGTGGAGCGGGGAGCTCCCATCTACCTAAAAGGAGAGCGGGGAGATGTTGTTTGGAACGAAGAGTAATATGGATTATACGTTGTGGGAGATGAAACTGGAAATGAAATCAAAGattgagaagggaaagaaagcaggacTGAAAAGGAGAGCGATGACTGTGGGGTTGAGAGGAGAATGTGACTGATGATATCTAGCGACGGAAATTGCAGTGGTTGGAGTTGGGCTGATTCGATCGCGCCGATGCGATGGATGGATTAACAGCCAACGCGGGGACCAATGATCCAGCGCCTAAGCACCCTGCACATTCTTGAATATTGATGACTGATCTATTATTAACTTCTAATTTAAACACCGGCCTGGAGAGTATGTATACCCGGAGAAGTAGAGATGTTGTGGCTCCCAATAATGTACATGCAGAGATAGCCTCTATGGCGCGCAATCCCTGTAATCAAATAATGGATGATACAATTAAAGAATCCCAACATGCAGAATATGCAAAATCACCTAAATCAGAAACCAGATCCCTCCATAATCTCGCCGGCGCTATGATATACACAAAGAATAGAAGGTAAATTCGTTCGAACGACGTCAACCGACCGCTCCGCTCAAGGCGAACCGCACTTCTTGTTTTATTCGCTCTTCTTACTGTCGCCGGAGGAATTGGAATCCTTATTGCTGGAACTATCACTTGAATTCTCCGAGCCGGCAGGTTTCTTGTGGTTCATAAGCTTGTGCCATGCGGATTTGAGGAATCCTTCGCTCTTGGATTCATTTCCGGACGACGCATCAGCTGCCGGGGCCGTACTGAGGCTGTTAGTTATTATTCATCAATAATAGGATTCAACGGGAGTGCAATACATACCCGTCCCTTGGAATGTCCATGATTCGTCTGGCAGTCTTGTCCCCCATTTCATCGGCGAGGACCTCAAGAATAGTACGCTGGTTACTCGTCAGATACTTGGGCATCGCAACCTTGAACTCGACCTTCAGGTCGCCATTGGGACTGAAGCCGCGGGATCGGCCGCCTAATTTCTTCATGCCCATTCCCGAAAGTGTGATCCTGTCACCGGTTCCAGTTCCGGTCgcaaccttgaccttgacctggcCATCCAATGTAGGAACCAGAACTTCACCACCAAGAAGCGCTGTAGTGAGTGGAATTGATGCCGTATAGAGGATGTCGGATCCGGAGCGACTGAACCGCTCGTCAGGCGACACTCGAATGGACACATAGAGGTCACCACGCTGCGTCCGAGTGCcaggtgcagctgctgtgccCGTAGGAGGAGCATCACCCTCACCGGATATCCTCAGACGCATGCCATCTTCTACACCACCGGGAATATCAACCCGAACTGTCTTCCGCTCGCGGACCACTCCATCTCCCTTGCAGGTGCCGCAGTGCGAACCCCGGGGAACAATAAgaccagctcctccacaAGCATCACATGTAGCAGCTACCTGGAAGCCTCCCTGCATCAAGTGGACTCGGGTTCCAGTACCATTGCATTGACGACATTGGGTCCGTTTTGCACCCTCTTTCAACCCGTCACCTTTGCAAGTACCGCACTCCTTCAATGGAGTGATAACGATGTCTTGCGAAGTACCTTTGGCAGCTTCCATGAACGAGATATTGGTTTGAACTTCGATATCTTCGCCAACTAGAATCTCTTGGAACGGACCCCGTCTACCCCGACCTGAACGACGAGCACCACCCGCGAAAGCGCCGAAAAGATCTTCGATGTTGATATCTGCTGCAAAGCCGCCCGGGAATCCTCCACCAAATCCTCCACCAAACCCGTGGAAgcctccgccgccagcgAACGGATTGCCTCCTGCGCCGGCGCTCGGGTCAAAGCCGCCATTCTGATCAAAGGCAGCCGAGCCGAATCGATCGTAGGTCTCACGTTTCTTTTTGTCCGATAGAAGTTCATAAGCCGACTGAGCCTCAGCGAATTTCTCCTTGGCGCCGGGATCCTTGTTGGTATCGGGATGATATTTCTTTGCCATTCCATAATAAGCCTTTTTGATGTCGCCCGCGGAGGCTCCTTTATCCACCCCCAGGACTTTATACGGGTCAGGGATTGCCGCAAGTACTTTCGTAGCGTGAAAATTCTAGATAAGACAGCGGTCAGCCATTTTTCGAGCGATGAGACATTTCGAGTTGGGTTACCTACCCTAGCTTGGATGAAGTCTGAGCGTTTCATGAAGGTGCTGTCCCGCCGACGCCTCGCAGGCGATTCAATGGCAGCAACATGATATTGGCGTGTTGAGGACGAAGCTCGAATTCCCGATGTCTGGTTATGTTTTGAGCATTGTCGTGAAGTGCGCAGTATACACCCGGGAATAGCCGTAGCCTTTGGCATAAGAGCCGAAGAAGGGTTCATTTTGAAAGAAAGAACGACGAGTGAGCTGAGTTAGCGAATGAAGCAAGCCGGAGTATACTCATGCCAAGGGGAGAGTTTAATGCTGCAATTTCTCCAAATTTTTCTGTTGCGAATATTGATGGAGCGGAATCGAAGCTTCTCAGTCATTCGGCTTAACCAGAGTTCCCCGGCCGGAATAATGTTTTCCGATCACCGAGGGAATGATGGAACTGCTTGCTTCGGTAATCAATCGCCTGAGCTCGCCATCGCCTCCTCTTTGTCATTGCCTGGCCGGACAGGGACTATTGTGATATTCTCTTGGCCCTCTCGCAGAGTTTTACCTTCTGTTTTGTTCAATACCTTGTGGCTGTTTACTCACAACTTTTTTGTGTCTCGTCTGTCGTCATAGAAGTTAGGAGCATGCTCCGCGGCCAGACTCTCCGCTGGAGAGCCGCGCTCCAGACACCGCGATCTCTGATTCTTCGGCCTCTTTTTGCTCCAGGCGGGTACAATGTCGGCCCCCGATCAGTCCTAGAGACTTCACGTCGTTTCCGCTCGCTTCCGCCGTCCCTTCGTACCTTTTCTTCCAGCACCGCTcgaaggaaagagaagcccCCACCTGgagacgagaaggaggattCAAACAAAAAAGAGAACAAGgataatgatgatggaaCCGAGGATAAAGAAGTCGAACGCGATCCTCGTCGCAAGCAAGCAGATTCGTCTGGGAAGCATGGTTCTTCTGTagatccaggagctccgacATCGGGCTTCGCAAGGCGGAGGGAGAAAGCGGCCGATAGAGACCAACGTAGCGTCACCGAAGACGCAAAgagagaagctgaagcgaAAGGCAATTCCTCAGACACACCATCTGCTATTCCCGTGAGTGATAGCTCTTCGGAATCTAAGCCCAGCGGTTCGCATaacggcggcgacgatggcggaaagaaaggaaagaagaacgACAAAGCTCTGCAAAAGCCGTCAGTACCTGATGTATATCCTCAAGTCATGGCAATTCCTATCGCCAAACGCCCGTTATTCCCCGGTTTCTACAAGGCCATTACCATCCGTGACCCAAATGTTGCCACAGCGATCCAAGAGATGATGAAACGCGGACAGCCGTATGTAGGCGCTTTTCTGTTCAAGGATGAAAACGCAGACGGCGATGTGATTGAGAGTACTGACGATGTTTACGACACCGGTGTCTTCGCTCAAGTCACTGCTGCATACCCGCTTCGTGGCGAGCAAAGCGGCGTTACGGCCGTCCTTTATCCCCACCGACGTATCAAGATCTCTTCTCTGATTCCGCCGGGTGATTCAACGAAAAGTGGGAACTCGGAGGATAAGACTACAGAGAAGCGTGGTGACGTTGTAGCAAGCTTTGAGGAGAACGCAGCGGAGCTTGTAACGAAGGATCACTACGAGCCTACCTCTTTCTTACGGAAATACCCGGTCAGCCTGGTAAATGTCGAGAACCTAACGGAGGAGCCTTTCGATAAAAAGAGCGCCATTATCCGCGCTGTGACAAGCGAGATTGTCAATGTCTGCAAGGAAATTGCTACTCTCAATCCCTTGTTCCGCGATCAAATATCTGCTTTCTACACTGACCAATTCCCTGGAAACCTTAGCGATGAACCTGCCAAGCTGGCGGATTTCGCGGCCGCCGTCTCTGGTGGAGAACTGCATGAGCTTCAGGAGGTCCTTGAGTCAATGAATATTGAGGAGAGACTGCCCAAAGGATTGGttgtgctgaagaaggaGCTGATGAACGCCCAGCTTCAAACGAAGATTTCGAAGGATGTGGAAGCCAAGATTCAGAAGCGTCAGCGGGAGTACTGGCTGATGGAACAGATGAAGGGGATCAAGCGAGAACTGGGAATTGAGTCTGACGGCAAGGACAAACTCGTCGAgaagttcaaggagaaggcagagaagtTAGCAATGCCTGAAGCTGTGAAGAAGGTGTTTGATGAGGAACTCAACAAGCTCGCTCACCTTGAGCCGGCTGCGTCCGAATTCAATGTCACTCGAAACTATCTGGACTGGTTGACCCAGATCCCTTGGGGCCAGAAGAGTGTAGAGAACTTTGGAATCAGCCATGCGACGGATGTCCTGAACGAAGATCACTACGGTCTGAAGGATGTCAAAGACCGAATTCTCGAGTTCATCGCAGTTGGGAAGCTCCGGGGAACTGTGGAAGGAAAAATACTCTGTCTTGTTGGCCCTCCTGGTGTTGGTAAGACGAGTATCGGAAAATCT
It contains:
- a CDS encoding putative mitochondrial DnaJ chaperone (Mdj1) (transcript_id=CADANIAT00006815), encoding MNPSSALMPKATAIPGCILRTSRQCSKHNQTSGIRASSSTRQYHVAAIESPARRRRDSTFMKRSDFIQARNFHATKVLAAIPDPYKVLGVDKGASAGDIKKAYYGMAKKYHPDTNKDPGAKEKFAEAQSAYELLSDKKKRETYDRFGSAAFDQNGGFDPSAGAGGNPFAGGGGFHGFGGGFGGGFPGGFAADINIEDLFGAFAGGARRSGRGRRGPFQEILVGEDIEVQTNISFMEAAKGTSQDIVITPLKECGTCKGDGLKEGAKRTQCRQCNGTGTRVHLMQGGFQVAATCDACGGAGLIVPRGSHCGTCKGDGVVRERKTVRVDIPGGVEDGMRLRISGEGDAPPTGTAAAPGTRTQRGDLYVSIRVSPDERFSRSGSDILYTASIPLTTALLGGEVLVPTLDGQVKVKVATGTGTGDRITLSGMGMKKLGGRSRGFSPNGDLKVEFKVAMPKYLTSNQRTILEVLADEMGDKTARRIMDIPRDGLSTAPAADASSGNESKSEGFLKSAWHKLMNHKKPAGSENSSDSSSNKDSNSSGDSKKSE
- a CDS encoding ATP-dependent Lon protease pim1 (transcript_id=CADANIAT00006816), with amino-acid sequence MLRGQTLRWRAALQTPRSLILRPLFAPGGYNVGPRSVLETSRRFRSLPPSLRTFSSSTARRKEKPPPGDEKEDSNKKENKDNDDGTEDKEVERDPRRKQADSSGKHGSSVDPGAPTSGFARRREKAADRDQRSVTEDAKREAEAKGNSSDTPSAIPVSDSSSESKPSGSHNGGDDGGKKGKKNDKALQKPSVPDVYPQVMAIPIAKRPLFPGFYKAITIRDPNVATAIQEMMKRGQPYVGAFLFKDENADGDVIESTDDVYDTGVFAQVTAAYPLRGEQSGVTAVLYPHRRIKISSLIPPGDSTKSGNSEDKTTEKRGDVVASFEENAAELVTKDHYEPTSFLRKYPVSLVNVENLTEEPFDKKSAIIRAVTSEIVNVCKEIATLNPLFRDQISAFYTDQFPGNLSDEPAKLADFAAAVSGGELHELQEVLESMNIEERLPKGLVVLKKELMNAQLQTKISKDVEAKIQKRQREYWLMEQMKGIKRELGIESDGKDKLVEKFKEKAEKLAMPEAVKKVFDEELNKLAHLEPAASEFNVTRNYLDWLTQIPWGQKSVENFGISHATDVLNEDHYGLKDVKDRILEFIAVGKLRGTVEGKILCLVGPPGVGKTSIGKSIARALNRQYYRFSVGGLTDVAEIKGHRRTYVGALPGRIIQALKKCQTENPLILIDEVDKIGRGHQGDPSSALLELLDPEQNSSFLDHYMDVPVDLSKVLFVCTANVTDTIPRPLLDRMELIELSGYVADEKMAIAQKYLAPAARELTGLKNVDVTLTEEAIEELIKSYCRESGVRNLKKQIEKVYRKAAFKIVSDLGEDVLAEDKALTAEGKAAQEESEKETGPIESTSEQEKATTENPRVALNVPDSVHLSIGKDSLTDYVGPPIFTTDRLYDTFPPGVTMGLAWTSMGGAALYVESILENALTPESQPGLDITGNLQNVMKESTQIAYSFVKSVMAKQFPENRFFEKAKLHMHCPEGAVPKDGPSAGITMATSLLSLALNHPLDPTIAMTGELTVTGKVLRIGGLREKTVAARRAGAKTIIFPADNMSDWLELPENIKSGIEGHAVSWYSEVFDILFADLDKQAANRVWQKQLSKEPKKSNDKDDH